A single region of the Solwaraspora sp. WMMD406 genome encodes:
- a CDS encoding ROK family protein translates to MTTTGSVLAVDVGGTKLAAAVVEPDGTIAVQGAVPTPAGPDEATVTAALHRVVRQVIGDRDAHRLVGLGVGSAGPLDPVAGTVSPVNIGAWRGFRILDALRTVLPGRPAVLAGDGHCMALGEHWRGGYPGPALLGMVVSTGVGGGLVLDDRVHPGGSGNAGHIGHIVVDLDGPPCPCGGRGCVEAIASGPAMVRWAASQGWSAGDRPADGRSLAEDARAGVPVAVAAFERSATALAAAIVSATALIDLDDVVIGGGVAAAGDVLFAPLRKAVAELAGLDFVRRVRVHTSGLGNDAGLLGAAALALEAAARQ, encoded by the coding sequence GTGACCACCACCGGTTCGGTGCTCGCCGTGGACGTCGGCGGCACCAAACTGGCCGCCGCCGTCGTCGAGCCGGACGGCACGATCGCCGTACAGGGTGCCGTGCCCACGCCGGCCGGCCCGGACGAGGCGACGGTCACCGCCGCCCTGCACCGGGTGGTCCGCCAGGTGATCGGTGACCGGGACGCGCATCGGCTGGTCGGCCTCGGGGTCGGCTCGGCCGGGCCGCTCGACCCGGTCGCCGGCACGGTCAGCCCGGTGAACATCGGTGCCTGGCGGGGATTCCGGATCCTCGACGCCCTGCGTACGGTGCTGCCCGGCCGACCCGCCGTGCTGGCCGGCGACGGACACTGCATGGCGCTCGGCGAACACTGGCGGGGCGGCTACCCCGGCCCGGCGCTGCTCGGCATGGTCGTCTCGACCGGGGTCGGCGGCGGGCTGGTCCTCGACGACCGGGTCCACCCCGGCGGCAGCGGCAACGCCGGCCACATCGGCCACATCGTGGTCGATCTCGACGGTCCGCCCTGCCCGTGCGGTGGGCGCGGGTGCGTGGAGGCGATCGCCAGCGGCCCGGCCATGGTGCGCTGGGCGGCCAGCCAGGGCTGGTCGGCCGGTGACCGGCCGGCGGACGGCCGATCGCTCGCCGAGGACGCCCGGGCCGGCGTACCGGTCGCGGTCGCCGCATTCGAACGGTCCGCGACCGCCCTGGCCGCCGCGATCGTCTCCGCCACCGCCCTGATCGACCTCGACGACGTCGTCATCGGCGGCGGGGTCGCCGCCGCCGGTGACGTGCTGTTCGCTCCGCTACGGAAGGCCGTGGCGGAGTTGGCCGGGCTCGACTTCGTCCGTCGGGTCCGCGTTCACACCAGCGGTCTGGGCAACGACGCCGGGCTGCTCGGTGCCGCCGCACTCGCCCTGGAGGCCGCCGCGCGCCAGTGA
- a CDS encoding cellulase family glycosylhydrolase, with translation MRPRPAGLLLALAGLILGFAAAGPAQAAPPSHPGEPGTPGKPTAGFVTRHGDDLKLDGKKFRFAGSNNYYLMYKSPTMVDDVFADAKSAGFTVLRTWGFLDIGNADGSDSVAGPADGVYFQYFDGERPAYHDGPDGLQRLDYVLAAAREAGVKLVIPLTNNWRDFGGMDQYVRWRGGQYHDDFYTDPVIRGWYKDWISHLLNRTNTITGVKYRDDPTVMTWELGNEPRCKGSGVYPASPDCTTDTLTAWADEMTRHVKANAPRQLVSVGDEGFFCDDPASADWTTNCGEGVDSVALSMLPAVDVISYHLYPDHWGKDAPWGTEWISRHAYEAKKVRKPVMLGEFGIHDKSTRNVVYREWTDAAIAGGTTGFLYWILSGVQDDGSLYPDYDGYTVYCPSPVCTTLSNAGAAVRGDRRPWPPVADHDTTTVEFGQAATLRPAANDIAWRGTVRAATIDLDPTEHGQQKRVTVTGGEFTLGGDGVVTFTPADGFAGRATAHYRLWDRAWRASNVADLVVTVKPDPAGTQTLFSFETGTDGWGPPSWEPGVGSVAWSDAFATDGAYGLRVDSVTGGWFGTSFAEPVDLSGRVTLKYDLRTDPSAGTNAAIAVQTGPSYTWCQSTFTWLNQDWTGTAEIDLLTEMSCDAEALADVREFYVYVNPGTVHIDNVRVE, from the coding sequence ATGCGCCCACGCCCCGCCGGCCTGCTACTCGCACTGGCCGGACTGATCCTCGGCTTCGCCGCCGCCGGGCCCGCCCAGGCCGCCCCGCCGTCGCACCCCGGCGAGCCTGGTACGCCTGGTAAGCCGACCGCCGGATTCGTCACCCGGCACGGCGACGACCTCAAACTCGACGGCAAGAAGTTCCGCTTCGCCGGCAGCAACAACTACTACCTGATGTACAAGTCACCGACGATGGTCGACGACGTCTTCGCCGACGCGAAATCCGCTGGCTTCACGGTGCTGCGTACCTGGGGCTTCCTGGACATCGGCAACGCCGACGGCTCCGATTCGGTCGCCGGCCCCGCCGACGGCGTCTACTTCCAGTACTTCGACGGTGAACGGCCGGCGTACCACGACGGCCCGGACGGCCTGCAACGCCTCGACTACGTCCTGGCCGCCGCCCGTGAGGCCGGCGTCAAACTGGTCATCCCGCTGACCAACAACTGGCGCGACTTCGGCGGCATGGACCAGTACGTACGCTGGCGCGGCGGGCAGTACCACGACGACTTCTACACCGACCCGGTGATCCGCGGCTGGTACAAAGACTGGATTTCCCACCTGCTCAACCGCACCAACACCATCACCGGGGTGAAATACCGCGACGATCCGACGGTGATGACCTGGGAGCTGGGCAACGAGCCACGCTGCAAGGGATCCGGCGTCTATCCGGCCTCGCCGGACTGCACCACCGACACGCTCACCGCCTGGGCCGACGAGATGACCCGGCACGTCAAGGCGAACGCACCCCGGCAGTTGGTCAGCGTCGGCGACGAAGGCTTCTTCTGCGACGACCCGGCCAGCGCCGACTGGACCACCAACTGCGGCGAAGGCGTCGACAGCGTCGCGCTGAGCATGCTGCCCGCCGTCGACGTGATCTCCTACCACCTCTACCCGGACCACTGGGGCAAGGACGCACCCTGGGGCACCGAGTGGATCAGCCGGCACGCGTACGAGGCGAAGAAGGTCCGCAAGCCGGTGATGCTCGGCGAGTTCGGCATCCACGACAAGTCGACCCGCAACGTCGTCTACCGGGAATGGACCGACGCGGCGATCGCCGGCGGCACCACCGGGTTCCTCTACTGGATCCTGTCCGGCGTGCAGGACGACGGCAGCCTCTACCCGGACTACGACGGCTACACCGTCTACTGTCCGAGCCCGGTCTGCACCACGCTGTCCAACGCGGGCGCGGCGGTGCGCGGCGACCGCCGGCCGTGGCCGCCGGTCGCCGACCACGACACCACCACCGTCGAGTTCGGCCAGGCCGCGACGCTGCGGCCGGCGGCCAACGACATCGCCTGGCGGGGTACGGTGCGCGCCGCCACCATCGACCTGGACCCGACGGAACACGGCCAGCAGAAGCGGGTGACCGTCACCGGCGGCGAGTTCACGCTCGGCGGCGACGGCGTCGTCACGTTCACCCCGGCGGACGGCTTCGCTGGCCGGGCCACCGCCCACTACCGGCTGTGGGACCGGGCCTGGCGCGCGTCGAACGTCGCCGACCTGGTGGTCACCGTCAAACCGGACCCGGCCGGGACGCAGACGCTGTTCTCGTTCGAGACCGGCACTGACGGGTGGGGGCCGCCGTCGTGGGAGCCGGGCGTCGGCAGCGTCGCCTGGTCCGACGCGTTCGCCACCGACGGGGCGTACGGGCTGCGGGTCGACTCGGTCACCGGCGGCTGGTTCGGCACGTCGTTCGCCGAGCCGGTGGACCTGTCCGGCCGGGTGACCCTGAAGTACGACCTGCGGACCGACCCGTCGGCGGGCACCAACGCGGCGATCGCCGTACAGACCGGGCCGAGCTACACCTGGTGCCAGTCGACGTTCACCTGGCTCAACCAGGACTGGACCGGCACGGCCGAGATCGACCTGCTGACCGAGATGTCGTGCGACGCCGAGGCGCTGGCCGACGTGCGCGAGTTCTACGTCTACGTCAACCCGGGCACCGTCCACATCGACAACGTCCGGGTCGAGTAG